A stretch of the Acetomicrobium thermoterrenum DSM 13490 genome encodes the following:
- a CDS encoding glucan biosynthesis protein has product MRSKILMLVAAFFILSCFLSLKIHVAYGNARSIDHQIKRLEEDVWKKAQDLSLSAYEEPTLNLPNPIANLTYDQWRDIRFKPEQSLWRDSDSLFELRFYHLGFLYKTPVKINLVTSEGIEEFPFDVSLFDYGKNALSPENLNNLGFAGFRIHYPLNRDDYYDELISFLGASYFRALGKGQRYGLSARALAVDTALPKGEEFPLFKEFWIVKPPKKSKNITVFALLDSPSLTGAYKFYIQPGEKTAVDVKASIFRRKDVEKLGIAPMTSMFYYGENSISLPDDYRPEVHDSDGLLIAYENGDWEWRPLRNLPRLDVTSFPANNVAGFGLLQRDIDFDHYQDLEARYDLRPSLWIAPRGSWGKGRVELIEIPTNWETTDNIVAFWVPEELPPLGEPIDISYRMSWHLPLGSPHGLGYVVATRTGKGNGDNTRLFVVDFIGKAVEEIPADTGLTAVVKVSDGGELVEKVLTKNEVTGGWRLAIQVKAKTVGAIEQLQPDKRPKIEIQAFLKKGDNLPDLLTEKWSYLWQL; this is encoded by the coding sequence GTGAGGAGCAAAATTTTAATGCTGGTAGCTGCGTTTTTTATATTGAGCTGTTTTCTTTCTTTGAAAATACATGTTGCTTACGGAAATGCGAGATCCATAGATCATCAGATAAAACGTCTAGAAGAAGATGTGTGGAAGAAGGCACAGGACCTATCGCTATCTGCCTATGAAGAGCCAACGTTAAATTTGCCCAACCCCATCGCAAACCTGACTTACGATCAGTGGCGCGATATTCGATTCAAACCCGAACAATCCCTTTGGAGGGACAGCGATTCCCTGTTTGAACTGAGGTTTTATCATTTGGGATTTCTTTATAAAACTCCTGTCAAGATCAACTTGGTAACTTCCGAAGGGATTGAGGAATTTCCCTTCGACGTAAGCCTCTTTGATTACGGGAAAAATGCATTATCCCCGGAAAACCTAAATAACTTAGGCTTTGCGGGATTCAGAATTCACTACCCTCTCAATAGAGATGATTATTACGATGAGCTCATATCCTTTTTAGGGGCAAGCTATTTTAGAGCTCTCGGAAAGGGGCAACGTTATGGCCTTTCAGCAAGGGCGCTTGCGGTAGATACAGCATTGCCCAAGGGTGAAGAATTTCCCCTTTTTAAAGAGTTTTGGATCGTCAAGCCACCCAAGAAATCGAAAAACATAACAGTTTTTGCCTTATTGGACAGCCCAAGCCTCACAGGAGCATACAAGTTTTACATTCAACCTGGCGAAAAGACGGCGGTAGACGTAAAGGCTTCAATATTCAGGAGAAAGGACGTTGAAAAGCTTGGCATTGCTCCCATGACCAGCATGTTCTATTACGGCGAAAACAGCATTTCCCTGCCCGATGACTATAGGCCTGAGGTCCACGATTCGGACGGATTGCTTATAGCCTATGAAAACGGAGATTGGGAGTGGAGACCTCTTCGCAATTTACCTCGCTTGGACGTGACGAGTTTTCCTGCTAACAATGTAGCCGGATTTGGGCTGTTGCAGCGCGATATTGACTTCGACCATTATCAAGATCTGGAAGCACGATATGACCTACGGCCAAGCCTTTGGATTGCCCCAAGGGGAAGTTGGGGAAAGGGACGTGTTGAATTGATCGAGATTCCCACTAACTGGGAAACGACGGACAATATAGTCGCCTTTTGGGTGCCCGAGGAGCTTCCTCCCCTGGGTGAGCCTATAGATATTTCCTATCGAATGAGCTGGCATTTGCCCCTCGGTTCTCCTCACGGACTCGGTTACGTTGTTGCCACTAGAACGGGAAAGGGAAACGGCGACAATACTCGATTATTCGTGGTCGATTTTATCGGCAAGGCCGTCGAGGAAATTCCTGCCGACACAGGGTTGACAGCGGTTGTCAAGGTCTCCGATGGCGGAGAACTTGTAGAAAAGGTTTTGACAAAAAACGAAGTCACCGGTGGATGGAGGCTCGCAATTCAGGTAAAGGCCAAAACGGTAGGCGCCATAGAGCAGCTGCAGCCAGATAAACGTCCTAAAATAGAAATTCAGGCCTTTTTAAAAAAGGGCGATAATTTGCCTGACCTGTTAACCGAAAAGTGGAGTTATCTATGGCAGCTTTAG
- the mdoH gene encoding glucans biosynthesis glucosyltransferase MdoH: MAALALTFTKRVLNYIWILGVTTTRSLEIAIEFLHQISSKGNTTFRMFDDLIAKLKGDLEEEPSSIDSPRWPKLKEKILPLLLNKGYGGIASAPPVNRSSMVPRDFMVKFGNLFETSKNGASWEGTANRRRTLLAALVVGSTALSTHFMSLVIQFKDREILGYLMLITFAILFAWISVGFWTALAGLVSILRGVDRYAPSASRRKIDEHTKVALVFPIYNEDTGRVFAGIEATYRSLEKTGMLKHYDFYILSDSNDPNAWVSEEMAWAEWRERLNAEGKLFYRRRTRNVKKKSGNIADFCRRWGKNYKYMVVFDADSVMSGNILTEMTSIMEANPRLGILQSAPKAVGRRSLYGRIQQFASYVYGPIFAAGLSFWQLGDAQYWGHNAIIRVKPFMENCALPRLPGDPPLGGEILSHDFVEAALMRRAGYEVWLSYDLEGSYEETPPTLLEELSRDRRWCQGNLQHLRLFLLKGIIPAHRFLFLNGVMIYGSGLLWFCFIFMSSLQALLDVWVEPVYFPSEYALFPEWPVWYPGWALFLFIVTIVLLFLPKLFGLLLVMAKGRPELFGGKIRLTLSVLLETLFSVLFAPIKMLFHSKFLFFTLLGQKVGWGPQERSDIGISWKDALKFHWSNMVIGLLWGAIVGMVNPSFCVWLLPILISFVLSVFLSVWTSRPSVGERFRKAGIFLTPQEVDPSPEMMTLNEVISDPPVWLEWGFKTALFDPWVNALHRGLLRKNFKAPSDLTEKTLSGETENLNNKDTMAVLSSPELLFDLHKAIWKSSEDRFTDEWRDRLSFFL, encoded by the coding sequence ATGGCAGCTTTAGCTTTGACATTTACGAAACGAGTGCTCAACTATATTTGGATTTTGGGAGTTACCACTACTCGCTCCCTTGAGATCGCTATTGAGTTTTTACATCAGATCTCTTCCAAGGGCAATACGACGTTTAGAATGTTCGACGACCTTATCGCAAAGCTGAAAGGAGACTTAGAAGAAGAGCCATCCTCGATCGACAGTCCCCGTTGGCCGAAACTCAAGGAAAAGATCTTACCTCTTTTGCTGAACAAAGGATACGGCGGCATCGCCTCTGCTCCCCCCGTAAACAGATCGTCCATGGTCCCGAGGGATTTTATGGTCAAGTTCGGCAATCTCTTCGAGACTTCTAAGAATGGGGCTAGCTGGGAAGGGACTGCTAATCGAAGAAGAACTCTTCTTGCGGCCTTGGTAGTCGGTTCTACGGCGCTTTCAACCCATTTTATGAGTTTAGTCATTCAGTTCAAAGACCGAGAAATTTTGGGTTACTTAATGTTGATAACCTTCGCGATTCTTTTTGCCTGGATTTCCGTCGGATTTTGGACAGCTCTCGCCGGGTTGGTATCGATTTTAAGGGGAGTAGATCGCTATGCTCCAAGCGCTTCGAGAAGGAAGATCGACGAACATACTAAAGTAGCGCTGGTTTTTCCCATTTACAACGAAGATACCGGAAGGGTCTTCGCTGGAATAGAGGCCACCTACAGGTCTCTCGAGAAAACTGGCATGTTGAAACATTATGATTTTTACATATTAAGCGATAGCAATGACCCCAACGCGTGGGTAAGCGAGGAGATGGCTTGGGCCGAGTGGCGCGAACGGTTAAACGCTGAGGGCAAACTTTTTTATCGAAGAAGGACGAGAAACGTCAAAAAAAAGAGCGGAAATATAGCGGATTTCTGCAGGCGTTGGGGGAAAAACTATAAATATATGGTGGTTTTCGACGCCGACAGCGTTATGAGCGGAAATATACTGACGGAGATGACTTCAATTATGGAGGCCAACCCGAGGCTGGGCATTTTGCAAAGCGCCCCCAAAGCTGTGGGAAGACGCTCGCTTTATGGACGCATACAACAGTTTGCAAGCTATGTCTACGGTCCGATCTTCGCCGCAGGTTTAAGCTTCTGGCAGCTTGGAGATGCTCAATACTGGGGACATAACGCCATCATTAGAGTTAAGCCCTTCATGGAAAATTGTGCCTTGCCGAGGCTTCCGGGCGATCCGCCCCTGGGAGGAGAGATATTGAGCCACGATTTCGTAGAGGCAGCCCTCATGCGAAGGGCAGGATACGAAGTGTGGCTTTCCTACGATTTGGAGGGAAGTTACGAAGAAACTCCTCCAACGCTGCTTGAAGAATTGTCCAGGGATAGGCGTTGGTGTCAGGGCAATCTGCAACATTTGAGGCTCTTTTTGCTCAAGGGCATAATACCGGCACATCGTTTTCTTTTTTTGAACGGAGTTATGATATATGGCTCTGGATTGCTCTGGTTTTGTTTTATATTCATGAGCTCTTTGCAGGCACTGCTCGACGTTTGGGTCGAGCCCGTATATTTTCCCAGCGAGTACGCGCTGTTTCCCGAGTGGCCCGTATGGTACCCTGGCTGGGCGCTCTTTCTTTTCATAGTGACTATCGTGTTGCTTTTTCTTCCAAAGCTTTTTGGCCTTCTGCTCGTGATGGCCAAAGGAAGACCGGAACTTTTTGGAGGCAAGATAAGGTTGACTTTGAGCGTTCTTTTGGAGACGCTTTTTTCCGTTCTCTTTGCCCCTATTAAAATGCTTTTTCATAGCAAATTTCTGTTTTTTACCCTGCTTGGGCAAAAAGTTGGTTGGGGACCTCAGGAAAGGTCCGACATTGGGATTTCCTGGAAAGATGCCCTTAAATTTCACTGGAGCAACATGGTGATAGGTCTTTTGTGGGGAGCTATAGTTGGTATGGTGAATCCCTCCTTTTGCGTCTGGCTTTTGCCCATATTGATTTCCTTTGTTCTATCGGTCTTTCTTTCCGTTTGGACCAGCAGGCCTTCGGTCGGGGAGCGTTTCAGGAAAGCTGGAATTTTCCTGACGCCTCAAGAGGTGGATCCCTCGCCCGAAATGATGACCTTGAACGAAGTCATATCTGACCCCCCTGTCTGGTTGGAATGGGGATTTAAAACAGCTTTGTTCGACCCCTGGGTAAATGCCCTACATAGAGGACTTTTAAGAAAAAACTTCAAAGCCCCGTCAGACTTAACGGAAAAGACCCTTTCGGGAGAAACGGAAAATTTGAATAACAAAGATACCATGGCAGTTTTGAGCTCTCCCGAACTGCTGTTTGACCTGCACAAAGCAATATGGAAATCTTCGGAAGATCGATTTACGGATGAATGGCGGGACCGGTTGTCATTCTTTTTATGA